In Chryseobacterium gotjawalense, the following are encoded in one genomic region:
- a CDS encoding deoxycytidylate deaminase, protein MIVTKFDIAYLKMANEWAKLSYCKRKQVGALIVKDRMIISDGYNGTPSGFENCCENAAGETHWFVLHAEANAILKLARSTQSAKDATLYLTLSPCKECSKLILQAGIKKLVYVDHYKDNDGIEFLKNHGIEILQVPFDDLK, encoded by the coding sequence TTGATCGTAACCAAATTTGACATTGCCTATTTAAAAATGGCAAATGAATGGGCCAAACTCTCCTACTGCAAACGCAAGCAAGTTGGAGCGCTCATCGTGAAAGACCGCATGATTATTTCAGACGGTTATAACGGAACTCCTTCCGGCTTTGAAAACTGCTGTGAAAATGCCGCCGGCGAAACCCACTGGTTTGTTTTGCATGCCGAAGCGAATGCCATACTGAAATTGGCCCGCTCCACCCAGTCTGCGAAAGACGCCACACTCTACCTTACCTTATCGCCCTGTAAAGAATGCAGTAAACTCATTCTGCAGGCCGGGATTAAAAAACTGGTCTATGTGGATCATTATAAGGATAATGATGGAATTGAATTTCTAAAAAATCACGGAATTGAAATTTTACAAGTTCCCTTTGATGACCTAAAATAA